The Pantoea sp. At-9b genome includes a window with the following:
- a CDS encoding JAB domain-containing protein: MLAIDYREPTGTLFASSAVSATFFRAKFVGREREVFAVAFLNNQHQLLAY; the protein is encoded by the coding sequence GTGCTGGCGATTGATTATCGTGAGCCTACAGGCACGCTTTTCGCATCTTCTGCAGTGTCAGCGACGTTTTTTAGAGCGAAGTTTGTCGGACGTGAGCGTGAAGTGTTTGCGGTGGCGTTTCTTAATAACCAGCACCAACTGCTGGCGTATTAA
- a CDS encoding ornithine cyclodeaminase, translating into MRVLDEATVTLLGGDDPALALADVRDVVMLMRAGETQMPAENHIDLVTPLGKAYALPARVGGHFNAAGVKWTAHRPVRPDALPAALAVTLINDAASGVPRGLVASGALTAARTAAVTALALHYAAPRPVERVLLLGAGFHARAHLRMLLQLFPALKQIGVWNRTPQHTAGFSGITPEADLDAALAKPYDTVITCTSAEQPIVDEHAIRPGRLIVQVGYHEVSFAAIRATHQVVVDAWGDFAQRSAKSLFQMFRAGEFAESDVAADLTTLLLDGWRPGADDSVFFSSFGLNVFDIALAARVLAAAEHHQLGSWQTLFNGVADDH; encoded by the coding sequence ATGCGTGTGCTGGACGAAGCCACGGTTACGCTGCTCGGTGGCGACGATCCTGCGTTAGCACTTGCTGATGTGCGTGACGTTGTCATGCTAATGCGTGCCGGTGAAACGCAGATGCCTGCCGAAAATCATATCGACCTTGTGACACCGCTCGGCAAAGCCTATGCACTTCCCGCCAGAGTTGGCGGACATTTTAACGCTGCGGGCGTCAAGTGGACTGCCCACCGCCCGGTACGACCCGATGCGCTACCCGCCGCACTGGCGGTGACATTGATCAACGATGCTGCCAGCGGTGTGCCACGCGGCCTGGTTGCCAGTGGCGCATTAACCGCCGCACGTACCGCGGCGGTCACGGCACTGGCGTTGCACTATGCCGCACCACGTCCGGTTGAGCGCGTGTTATTGCTGGGCGCAGGTTTTCATGCCAGAGCGCATCTGCGTATGTTGCTGCAATTATTTCCGGCACTGAAACAGATTGGCGTATGGAATCGCACTCCGCAGCACACCGCCGGGTTCAGCGGCATCACCCCCGAAGCCGATCTTGACGCAGCGCTGGCAAAACCCTATGACACGGTGATCACCTGCACCAGCGCGGAACAGCCTATAGTTGATGAGCACGCGATTCGCCCGGGACGCCTTATTGTCCAAGTGGGCTATCACGAAGTGAGCTTTGCTGCCATCCGCGCCACCCATCAAGTGGTGGTCGATGCATGGGGTGATTTTGCCCAACGCAGTGCCAAAAGTTTATTTCAGATGTTCCGCGCCGGTGAATTTGCCGAGAGCGATGTCGCCGCCGACCTCACAACGCTGCTGCTGGATGGCTGGCGACCTGGCGCTGACGATAGCGTCTTTTTTTCTTCTTTCGGGCTGAATGTCTTCGATATCGCCCTCGCCGCTCGGGTGTTGGCAGCGGCCGAACATCATCAGCTGGGCAGCTGGCAAACGCTGTTTAACGGAGTCGCAGATGATCATTAA
- a CDS encoding M20 family metallopeptidase encodes MNRLDATLELLNELTRWPSVSGQLDAQHGLAAWLESWMVTQLNARVTYPVASQAADKPPVVHVRIDTGSSKTVVLYNMYDVMPADDAGWDVPPFVGGVCHWDALGDVFVGRGAENNKGPVAAMLILLRELLQNNQLGINLEILLEGEEEVGSGTLRRYLAQQPCPVAPAEAVLFPSLCEYGGGAPRVYLGFTGLATGRLSVTGGDWGGPSSAIHASNAGWIANPAWRLLQALDAIAPAADSGVLGHITPDDEANALLATLAQSFSIDDELRFRRSQQLMITGDTVTCLQTLLGSSVLTLAELHSDPVGGRGVIPFRASAELAFRIPPAFDQDAMIVAAQQRLAQPDLNGTVLELVDRYPGVRFGRHASGVDELITSYQKLGAQPQIWPWAPGCAPAYAFAAIAPAFLIGGLGHGGNAHAVNEFVTLTGLERFQQSLSLWLTAFNDSAIGRVAPHQGNTREVLKHTITGHSNEDSR; translated from the coding sequence GTGAACCGACTCGACGCCACCCTGGAACTGCTGAATGAACTGACGCGCTGGCCAAGCGTGTCGGGTCAGCTTGACGCGCAGCACGGCCTCGCCGCCTGGCTGGAATCCTGGATGGTGACGCAGCTGAACGCACGGGTCACCTACCCCGTCGCCAGCCAGGCGGCAGACAAGCCACCGGTGGTGCACGTGCGGATTGATACCGGATCCAGCAAAACTGTGGTGCTGTACAACATGTACGACGTGATGCCCGCTGATGATGCTGGCTGGGATGTGCCGCCGTTTGTCGGGGGCGTCTGCCACTGGGATGCATTAGGGGATGTGTTTGTCGGACGCGGCGCAGAAAACAACAAAGGGCCGGTAGCCGCGATGTTGATTCTGCTGCGGGAGTTGTTGCAGAACAACCAGTTGGGGATCAACCTCGAAATTCTGCTTGAAGGCGAAGAGGAAGTAGGCAGCGGCACGCTGCGGCGCTACCTCGCGCAACAGCCTTGTCCGGTGGCCCCCGCTGAGGCGGTGCTGTTCCCATCGCTGTGTGAATATGGCGGCGGCGCACCCCGCGTCTATCTTGGCTTTACCGGGCTGGCTACCGGGCGCTTAAGTGTCACTGGCGGTGACTGGGGCGGCCCGTCCTCAGCCATTCACGCAAGTAATGCCGGATGGATAGCCAATCCCGCCTGGCGTCTGTTACAGGCACTGGACGCCATCGCCCCCGCGGCTGACAGCGGCGTGCTGGGCCACATTACACCCGATGATGAAGCAAATGCATTGCTGGCAACACTGGCGCAATCGTTCAGCATAGATGACGAACTGCGCTTCCGGCGCAGCCAGCAGTTGATGATTACAGGTGACACTGTCACCTGTTTGCAAACCTTACTCGGCAGCTCGGTACTGACGTTAGCCGAGTTGCATAGCGATCCGGTTGGCGGTCGTGGCGTGATCCCGTTCCGTGCCAGCGCCGAGTTGGCTTTCCGCATCCCGCCCGCGTTTGATCAGGATGCGATGATTGTCGCTGCGCAGCAACGTCTGGCGCAGCCGGACTTAAACGGCACCGTGCTGGAGCTGGTTGATCGCTATCCGGGCGTCCGCTTTGGTCGCCATGCCAGCGGCGTTGATGAACTGATTACCAGCTATCAAAAGCTGGGCGCTCAGCCGCAAATCTGGCCGTGGGCACCGGGTTGCGCCCCGGCTTACGCCTTCGCTGCTATTGCCCCCGCCTTTCTGATTGGCGGCCTGGGCCACGGCGGCAACGCCCACGCCGTGAACGAATTTGTCACCCTGACCGGTCTGGAACGCTTCCAGCAGTCACTGAGCCTGTGGCTCACCGCATTCAATGATTCGGCCATTGGCCGGGTCGCGCCACACCAGGGAAACACCAGAGAAGTACTAAAACATACTATTACAGGTCATTCTAATGAAGACAGTCGATGA
- a CDS encoding Txe/YoeB family addiction module toxin — MKTLFTKRGAKDYNYWKENDPKLFERLRELIKATHENPLQGIGKPEQLRHYKNPALYSRRISREHRLVYSVNNGEITIVACRFYYEL; from the coding sequence TTGAAAACGTTATTTACCAAACGTGGTGCCAAAGATTACAACTACTGGAAAGAGAATGATCCAAAGCTGTTTGAACGTCTCAGGGAGCTGATTAAAGCTACTCATGAGAATCCGTTGCAAGGTATTGGCAAACCTGAACAGTTAAGGCATTACAAGAATCCCGCCCTTTATTCACGGCGTATAAGCCGGGAGCATCGACTTGTTTACAGCGTAAATAATGGTGAAATCACGATAGTGGCTTGTCGATTCTATTATGAACTTTAA
- a CDS encoding GntR family transcriptional regulator, producing MIEMEKAQRLSLTAQVEATLRSALIVGKLKPGARLVTRDLAAQLGTSITPVREALLRLVSAGALNATPAAAFLVPEMTLTRYQEITLIRKQLEGLAVRIATPNINKKHLSELKKLCESFMEAKLSGDVENALEANRAFRFTLYGNAQMPTLVMLIEQLWVQIGPCLNYLYPQPMEMTRGHNYDHLLDALKTKDVAAAERVVMKAIDDGAAILMRTYFV from the coding sequence ATGATTGAGATGGAAAAAGCCCAGCGCCTCAGTCTGACCGCCCAAGTCGAAGCCACGCTGCGCAGCGCCCTGATTGTCGGCAAGCTCAAGCCCGGTGCGCGTCTTGTAACACGCGATCTAGCCGCACAGCTGGGCACCAGCATCACCCCGGTGCGTGAGGCGTTGTTGCGTTTAGTTTCCGCCGGGGCGTTGAATGCCACACCGGCAGCGGCATTCCTGGTACCAGAAATGACTTTGACGCGCTATCAGGAGATCACCCTTATACGTAAGCAACTTGAAGGGTTAGCGGTACGCATAGCGACACCTAATATCAACAAGAAACATCTTTCTGAGCTGAAAAAACTATGCGAGTCCTTTATGGAGGCCAAATTGAGTGGCGATGTTGAAAACGCTTTGGAAGCCAATCGCGCTTTTCGTTTCACGCTGTACGGCAATGCGCAAATGCCCACGCTGGTCATGTTGATAGAACAGCTTTGGGTGCAGATTGGGCCCTGCCTGAATTATCTCTATCCGCAACCAATGGAAATGACCAGAGGGCATAATTATGATCACCTGCTTGACGCGTTGAAGACAAAGGATGTTGCTGCGGCGGAGCGGGTGGTGATGAAGGCGATCGACGACGGAGCGGCGATTTTGATGCGGACGTATTTTGTTTGA
- a CDS encoding ABC transporter permease codes for MLNILLNRLGQSVLVLFGVSLLIFFSLHLTGDPVALMMPPGSSQQEIDTFRHSMGFDRPLLWQYGHYLSGVLQGDFGESLRYSQPVLALIGERLPATALLAVSALVWSSLLGLLLGIVSALRPHSIWDMICRLVAFSGQAIPVFWLGLLMILFFSLHLKWLPASGYGSVAALIMPAFSLGAFYMSAVARLTRASLLEVLQQDYIRTARAKGLSQWRIVVRHGLRNALIPVVTVQGMYFASLLGGALVTEIIFAWPGIGRLAIQAIQNRDFPLVQAIVLLAALVFVVINLLIDLLYLVLNPRIRL; via the coding sequence ATGCTGAACATTTTACTCAATCGCCTCGGGCAGTCGGTACTGGTGTTGTTCGGCGTATCGCTGCTGATTTTCTTTAGCCTGCATTTGACCGGTGACCCCGTGGCGTTGATGATGCCACCCGGTTCCAGCCAACAGGAGATTGATACCTTTCGTCATAGCATGGGGTTTGACCGCCCGTTGCTATGGCAGTATGGCCACTACCTGAGTGGCGTATTGCAGGGTGATTTTGGTGAATCGTTGCGCTACAGCCAGCCGGTGCTGGCATTGATTGGCGAACGTCTGCCTGCTACTGCATTGCTGGCCGTCAGCGCGCTGGTGTGGAGTTCCCTGCTTGGTCTGCTGCTGGGTATCGTCAGCGCCCTGCGCCCACACAGCATTTGGGATATGATCTGCCGTCTGGTAGCCTTCAGCGGCCAGGCGATACCGGTGTTCTGGCTGGGGCTGCTGATGATTTTATTCTTCAGCCTGCACCTAAAGTGGTTGCCCGCCAGCGGCTACGGCAGCGTGGCCGCACTGATTATGCCCGCCTTCAGCTTGGGTGCATTTTATATGAGCGCCGTGGCACGCCTGACGCGTGCCAGCCTGCTGGAAGTGCTGCAACAGGATTATATCCGTACCGCACGCGCCAAAGGGCTGAGTCAGTGGCGTATCGTGGTACGACATGGCTTACGTAATGCGTTGATCCCGGTAGTGACAGTTCAGGGGATGTACTTCGCCTCGTTGCTCGGCGGCGCATTGGTGACGGAAATTATCTTTGCCTGGCCGGGCATAGGTCGTCTGGCAATTCAGGCGATTCAGAACCGCGACTTCCCGCTGGTACAGGCCATCGTGTTACTGGCCGCGTTAGTGTTCGTGGTGATAAATTTGCTGATCGACCTGCTGTATCTGGTGCTTAACCCGAGGATTCGCCTGTGA
- a CDS encoding 1-aminocyclopropane-1-carboxylate deaminase/D-cysteine desulfhydrase gives MKTVDEFTRVPLGFFPTPLEPLPRLGEVLGINLTIKRDDYSGFGGGGNKVRKLEYLMAEACEAGVNVVITTGGHQSNHARMVAAAARKFGMRPVLVLRGNPPASWQGNLLLDKLFGAEVQFLDPDGYFTQIEGAMQAHADAAIARGEKPMIIPLGGATPLGALGYVRAIEEISTQLAERAAPVPDFVVAPTGSGGTLAGLHVGTRRYWTETKVIGISVSAKADWFQPRISGMAQDCADLLQWPQQWQPEDIWIEDGYVGEAYGIPSPGGIDAIYRLAQQEGVLLDPVYTGKAMHGLMSLVKQDRIPQGANVMFVHCGGSPALYPFADRLLEQ, from the coding sequence ATGAAGACAGTCGATGAGTTTACACGCGTGCCGTTGGGGTTCTTCCCCACGCCGCTGGAGCCGCTACCGCGGCTTGGGGAGGTATTAGGCATAAATCTTACCATCAAACGTGATGATTACAGTGGCTTCGGTGGCGGCGGCAATAAAGTCCGCAAGCTGGAGTACCTGATGGCAGAAGCCTGTGAGGCGGGCGTTAACGTTGTGATCACCACCGGAGGACATCAGTCAAACCACGCCCGCATGGTGGCAGCGGCGGCGCGTAAGTTTGGTATGCGTCCGGTGCTGGTGCTACGCGGCAACCCGCCTGCAAGCTGGCAGGGTAATCTGTTGCTCGACAAACTGTTCGGAGCCGAGGTGCAATTCCTCGACCCGGATGGTTATTTCACCCAAATTGAAGGTGCGATGCAGGCCCACGCCGATGCGGCCATCGCCCGTGGCGAGAAGCCGATGATCATCCCGCTGGGCGGTGCCACACCGCTCGGCGCGCTAGGTTATGTGCGTGCGATTGAGGAAATCAGCACGCAGCTTGCTGAACGCGCCGCCCCGGTGCCGGATTTCGTGGTGGCCCCGACCGGTTCCGGCGGTACCCTCGCGGGACTTCACGTTGGAACACGCCGTTACTGGACCGAGACAAAAGTGATCGGCATCAGCGTCAGTGCCAAAGCCGACTGGTTCCAGCCGCGCATTTCAGGCATGGCGCAGGATTGTGCCGACCTGCTGCAATGGCCACAACAGTGGCAACCTGAGGATATCTGGATTGAAGATGGCTATGTCGGTGAGGCTTACGGCATCCCGTCACCAGGCGGCATTGACGCCATTTATCGGCTGGCGCAGCAGGAAGGCGTGTTACTCGACCCGGTTTATACCGGCAAAGCGATGCACGGGCTGATGTCACTGGTTAAACAGGATCGCATTCCGCAGGGTGCTAACGTGATGTTCGTGCACTGTGGCGGTTCTCCAGCGCTCTATCCGTTTGCCGACCGGCTACTGGAGCAATAA
- a CDS encoding sulfurtransferase — MIIKASALRLRKSRGEHFLLIDVRDTAEWQAGSLPDAQHCNVYDYFIADSSPAGLAAMAADAAAALQPLFDRYPAAMPVFFEQQVGMRSPRGAWFAWLLGRDDALILDGGVDAWLELGGELQPGTGRSYTVTQEATSAAVPWDSHWVSSRQQVINADGKTVVNVDARRLSEFDGSFVHACCHRAGRIPHSKLLFWEDVLENGRFRSAADIARRAEAAGLPRGAQLQVYCHRGARAATVLAALKLAGYPQVAIYVGSWHEWADHDELPVG, encoded by the coding sequence ATGATCATTAAAGCCAGTGCGCTGAGGCTGAGAAAGTCACGCGGCGAACATTTTTTACTAATTGACGTGCGCGACACTGCTGAATGGCAAGCCGGTAGTCTACCTGATGCACAGCACTGCAATGTGTATGATTATTTTATCGCCGACAGCTCTCCCGCAGGACTGGCGGCAATGGCGGCAGACGCAGCGGCAGCCCTGCAACCGTTGTTTGATCGCTATCCGGCAGCAATGCCGGTGTTTTTTGAGCAACAAGTAGGAATGCGATCGCCCCGTGGTGCCTGGTTTGCCTGGCTGCTGGGCAGAGACGACGCGTTAATTCTGGATGGCGGTGTTGACGCATGGCTTGAGCTGGGTGGCGAGCTGCAACCGGGTACAGGACGGAGTTACACCGTCACGCAAGAGGCAACTTCTGCCGCTGTCCCCTGGGATAGTCACTGGGTAAGCAGCCGCCAGCAGGTCATCAACGCCGATGGCAAAACAGTGGTCAATGTCGATGCGCGACGTCTGTCAGAGTTTGATGGCAGTTTCGTGCACGCATGCTGTCACCGCGCCGGGCGCATCCCCCATTCCAAGCTGCTTTTCTGGGAGGATGTGCTGGAGAATGGCCGTTTCCGCTCCGCTGCGGACATCGCACGGCGAGCGGAAGCAGCAGGTCTGCCGCGCGGAGCACAATTACAGGTCTATTGTCATCGCGGCGCACGTGCTGCCACAGTCCTGGCAGCGCTAAAACTGGCAGGCTATCCACAAGTCGCTATTTACGTAGGTTCATGGCATGAATGGGCAGATCATGATGAACTGCCCGTCGGGTGA
- a CDS encoding ABC transporter ATP-binding protein, translated as MKTAMRLLCVEHLNLETQDQRLLVDNISFHLDQREILALVGESGSGKTLTSLALMNLLPSGVQKTSGIIRFHGEELDAGRTAALRGCRIATVFQEPMTSMNPTLRIGEQIAEVLVRHRQFSWKQAQLEAIALLDRVGIVDPAQRARQYIHQLSGGMRQRVMIASAISGQPDVLIADEPTTALDVTIQVQILSLLQELQQEMGMGMLLITHDLSVVASYAHRVCVMQQGQLVEQGNVVDTLGAPRHDYTRKLIGASLSALPAARQVHTSGTPLLRLRDICKSYPTARCLPLMLGKRLTVLHPTSLDIQPGEIVGLIGESGSGKTTLGSAAIGLIEADSGEILFEGKPLRGRQLNNLRRHSQIIFQDPYASLNPKIAVGEQIAEPLRVWQLRHGAAINARVHELLTLVGLKPEDANRLPSAFSGGQRQRIAIARALAMEPKLLVADEAVAALDLSVRGQILALFRALRDKLELSVLFISHDLSAVQQLCDRVIVMYHGRIVESGDTAQVVEQPQEDYTRQLLAAAPNVQQALARRTN; from the coding sequence ATGAAAACAGCCATGCGCCTGCTCTGCGTTGAACACCTCAATCTGGAAACTCAGGACCAACGTCTGCTGGTGGACAATATTTCGTTCCATCTCGATCAACGTGAAATTCTGGCGCTGGTGGGGGAGTCTGGCTCCGGAAAGACGCTCACCTCATTGGCATTGATGAATTTGTTGCCGTCAGGCGTGCAGAAAACCTCGGGCATCATTCGTTTTCACGGAGAGGAACTGGATGCAGGGCGCACAGCCGCTTTGCGGGGTTGCCGTATTGCGACGGTATTTCAGGAACCCATGACCAGTATGAATCCAACGCTGCGCATTGGTGAGCAAATTGCAGAAGTATTGGTACGTCACCGGCAGTTCAGCTGGAAGCAGGCGCAGCTCGAAGCGATAGCGCTCCTCGACCGCGTTGGTATTGTGGATCCTGCACAGCGTGCCCGCCAGTATATTCATCAGCTCTCGGGCGGAATGCGTCAGCGAGTAATGATAGCCAGTGCCATCAGCGGACAGCCTGACGTGTTGATTGCTGACGAACCGACGACGGCGTTGGATGTGACTATCCAGGTGCAAATCTTATCATTATTACAAGAGTTGCAGCAGGAGATGGGGATGGGGATGTTGTTAATCACCCATGATCTCTCCGTCGTGGCGAGTTATGCGCACCGGGTCTGCGTCATGCAGCAGGGGCAGTTGGTGGAGCAGGGGAATGTCGTTGATACGTTGGGTGCACCCCGCCACGACTATACGCGTAAGTTGATTGGCGCATCGTTGTCTGCACTCCCCGCTGCCCGTCAGGTGCACACAAGCGGAACACCATTGCTTCGTCTACGCGATATCTGCAAAAGTTACCCCACGGCGAGGTGCCTGCCGTTAATGCTCGGTAAGCGTCTGACTGTGCTGCATCCCACCAGTCTGGATATTCAGCCCGGTGAAATTGTCGGACTGATTGGTGAATCCGGCTCGGGTAAAACAACCCTCGGTAGCGCGGCGATCGGTCTCATTGAAGCAGACAGCGGTGAGATTTTGTTTGAAGGAAAACCGCTGAGAGGTCGCCAGCTGAATAACTTACGTCGTCACAGCCAAATCATCTTCCAGGATCCTTATGCCAGCCTGAACCCCAAGATCGCCGTGGGGGAACAGATTGCCGAACCGCTGCGCGTCTGGCAGTTGCGACACGGAGCGGCAATCAATGCACGTGTTCACGAATTGTTAACACTAGTAGGATTAAAACCTGAGGATGCGAACCGTCTGCCCAGCGCCTTCTCTGGTGGTCAACGTCAACGCATCGCGATTGCCAGAGCCCTGGCGATGGAACCTAAACTGCTGGTGGCGGATGAGGCTGTAGCCGCACTGGATCTTTCTGTGCGTGGGCAAATTCTGGCTTTGTTCAGAGCGTTGCGTGACAAGCTTGAGTTGTCTGTACTGTTTATCAGCCACGATCTCAGCGCGGTGCAGCAGTTGTGCGATCGTGTCATCGTGATGTATCACGGCAGAATTGTTGAATCGGGTGACACCGCGCAGGTGGTTGAACAGCCGCAGGAAGATTACACGCGCCAGCTTTTGGCTGCTGCACCCAATGTGCAACAGGCTCTGGCACGGCGTACAAATTAA
- a CDS encoding ABC transporter substrate-binding protein, with product MRLPAVKFATTALLFALLPASLQAAELTIAQPASATALDPGFLKEAATLVDNIFDTLVRRADDMSLQPGLATDWKAINDTTWQFNLRKGVSFTDGEPVNAEAVKFSIDRILDPANHAPTISYIRTIKSVEVVNDYQLLIHTNGPDPLLPTRMSRYPTYIVPPIYVKKVGASEFARKPIGSGAYKLDTFIPDEKVMMVANDAYWRGKPAIERVTWRPIPEATARITSLLTGEVQLVESVPADLVPALKNRPGVELEQVKGGGLTIYLGLKNSEKPLNDVRVRQALSLALNRQAYTQQLLHGYGTPTGTIAGANDFGYLAVPATTQDVAKAKTLLTQAGYPNGFTLRFQAPRRYIASADVAQAIVQDLAAIGVKAQLEVPEWSVYTQQVAAQKQAPMYMLAWGSTQTLDADAALFPILHSGEPYSTVNDPEMDKLLDQSRQTVDAAKRKMLLEQIQQRVAEQQPLIPLYREDTLYAHSDALTFKGRVDARIPLFDLRLK from the coding sequence ATGAGACTACCTGCAGTGAAGTTTGCTACCACCGCATTGCTTTTTGCCCTGTTGCCTGCCAGTTTGCAGGCGGCAGAGCTGACCATTGCCCAGCCCGCCTCAGCGACCGCTTTGGACCCTGGCTTTCTGAAAGAAGCCGCCACTCTGGTGGATAATATCTTCGATACCCTGGTACGCCGCGCAGATGACATGTCGCTGCAACCGGGGCTGGCGACCGACTGGAAAGCCATCAACGACACCACCTGGCAATTCAACCTGCGCAAAGGCGTCAGTTTCACTGATGGTGAACCGGTGAATGCCGAAGCGGTCAAATTTTCTATCGACCGTATTCTCGACCCGGCCAACCACGCGCCCACTATCTCCTACATCCGCACCATCAAATCGGTGGAAGTGGTCAATGATTATCAGCTGCTGATCCATACTAATGGTCCTGATCCGCTGCTGCCGACCCGCATGAGTCGCTATCCGACCTATATCGTCCCGCCCATCTATGTGAAAAAAGTGGGAGCCAGCGAATTCGCCCGTAAACCAATTGGTAGTGGTGCTTACAAGCTCGATACTTTTATCCCGGATGAAAAAGTAATGATGGTAGCCAATGATGCGTACTGGCGCGGCAAACCGGCGATTGAGCGCGTTACCTGGCGTCCGATCCCGGAAGCCACCGCTCGCATCACCTCGTTACTGACCGGTGAAGTTCAACTGGTGGAAAGCGTTCCTGCTGATCTCGTTCCGGCGCTGAAAAACCGCCCTGGCGTTGAGCTGGAGCAGGTGAAAGGCGGCGGACTGACCATCTACCTTGGTCTGAAAAACAGCGAAAAACCGTTGAATGATGTGCGTGTTCGTCAGGCGCTGTCGCTGGCGCTGAATCGCCAGGCCTATACTCAGCAATTACTGCACGGCTACGGTACCCCGACCGGTACGATAGCGGGCGCAAACGATTTCGGTTATCTGGCCGTGCCCGCCACGACCCAGGACGTCGCCAAAGCCAAAACTTTGTTGACACAGGCCGGTTATCCGAATGGCTTTACCCTGCGCTTCCAGGCCCCACGTCGCTATATCGCCAGCGCCGATGTCGCGCAGGCGATCGTGCAGGATCTGGCCGCGATCGGCGTCAAAGCCCAGCTGGAGGTGCCGGAATGGTCGGTTTATACCCAGCAGGTGGCAGCGCAGAAGCAGGCCCCGATGTATATGCTGGCATGGGGATCGACCCAGACACTGGACGCCGATGCCGCTCTGTTCCCGATTTTACACAGCGGCGAACCGTACTCCACGGTGAACGATCCGGAAATGGATAAGCTGCTGGATCAGAGCCGCCAGACGGTGGATGCCGCGAAACGTAAAATGCTGCTGGAGCAGATTCAGCAACGCGTAGCCGAGCAGCAACCGCTGATCCCGCTGTACCGTGAAGACACGCTGTATGCGCACAGCGACGCGCTGACCTTTAAAGGCCGTGTCGATGCCCGCATCCCGCTGTTCGATCTGAGGCTGAAATGA
- a CDS encoding JAB domain-containing protein, producing MSLASVAIHPRVIVCRALELNAAAVILSHNHPSFPTEPSSADIAITVLLKTVLDMVAVRGIDRIIIAGNETVSLAEKGHLNDLVIIT from the coding sequence ATTTCGCTTGCGAGTGTTGCGATTCATCCGCGTGTAATTGTTTGCCGGGCGCTAGAGCTGAATGCTGCTGCCGTCATTCTCAGTCATAATCACCCGTCATTTCCCACAGAGCCATCAAGTGCGGATATTGCCATCACGGTGCTATTAAAGACGGTGCTGGACATGGTGGCGGTGAGGGGCATCGATCGCATTATCATCGCGGGTAACGAAACGGTGTCTCTTGCAGAAAAGGGTCACCTTAATGACTTAGTTATCATAACCTAA
- a CDS encoding ABC transporter permease, translating into MINPAAALQRRPRRIFYGDAIIGSTLLLVVIVAALLSPWLPFPDPLTNQLSEMFLPPGTGGHLLGTDQLGRDLLSRILAGTRLSLLVVVLAAAIGAVIGVALGMAAGYTGGWVDALIMRLIDIQLAVPFILLILLVIALMGASTTNIIVIMGVTSWAIYARVARAKTLEIRELEYIQAVKAMGFSPLRILLRHILPNLLTPLVVLLTLDIPRLIVLEASVGFLGMGIQPPTPTLGNLIGEGRSYMLLAQWLVLYPGLVIAALVIGCNLLGDALLRRTHARFD; encoded by the coding sequence ATGATTAACCCGGCAGCAGCCTTACAACGTCGGCCACGCCGTATTTTTTACGGTGATGCCATCATCGGCAGTACACTGCTGTTGGTGGTGATTGTGGCGGCGTTGCTGTCTCCATGGCTGCCGTTTCCGGACCCGTTAACCAACCAGTTAAGCGAAATGTTCCTACCGCCAGGCACTGGCGGCCATTTACTCGGCACCGACCAACTGGGCCGTGACCTGCTCTCACGCATCCTCGCCGGCACGCGCTTGTCGCTACTGGTGGTTGTGCTGGCCGCCGCCATCGGCGCTGTGATCGGCGTGGCGCTGGGCATGGCGGCCGGTTATACCGGTGGCTGGGTTGATGCCTTAATTATGCGCCTTATCGATATCCAGCTGGCGGTGCCCTTTATCCTGCTGATCCTGCTGGTGATTGCCTTAATGGGTGCCTCCACCACAAACATTATCGTCATCATGGGAGTGACCAGTTGGGCGATCTATGCCCGCGTGGCGCGCGCCAAAACGTTGGAAATTCGTGAGCTGGAGTACATTCAGGCGGTGAAAGCGATGGGGTTCTCGCCATTGCGCATTTTGCTGCGCCATATTCTGCCCAATCTGCTCACCCCGTTGGTGGTGCTGTTGACGCTGGATATTCCGCGCCTGATTGTGCTGGAAGCTTCAGTGGGTTTTCTCGGTATGGGCATTCAGCCACCGACGCCGACCCTTGGCAATCTGATTGGCGAAGGTCGTTCTTATATGTTGCTGGCACAATGGCTGGTGTTGTATCCCGGCCTGGTGATCGCGGCATTGGTGATTGGTTGTAACCTGCTGGGCGATGCCCTGCTGCGCCGTACCCACGCGAGGTTCGACTAA